CCGAGCTGCTCATGTCGTTGGCCTTGAGCGGGCGGATCTCCTCGAGCGAGAACTCGAGGAGCTCGCAGGCCGCCGGGTTCGCCCAGAGGATGTTCTTGGTCTCGGCGTCGTGCAGCAGCACGCACATGTGCGCCGCATCGAGCATGGCGACGAAGTCGCCGCTGACCAGCTCGGGTGCACGCGGGTCGACCTGCATGCGCCAAGGCTAGGCCGTTGGGGCGGGCAGGTCGTCCGCCCGGGAGTAGGGGAAATCCTTACGCCTGCTGGGGATTCCATCGGCATGGGTCCGCGAACTACCGATTCCACCGGCCACAGCCGGTTCCTAGTGTCGTGGGTCCAACGAACCACGGGAGCTGACCGATGACCCAGACCGAGGACGCCGTCCGTCCGAGCGGCGCCGAGCGCCGCCAGACTACCGTCGAGGACGTTCTCGACGAGCTGCGGCGACGCAGGAACGAGTTCCACGAGCAGCGCTTCGTCGCGCCGGACTTCGTCGACCGCCTCAAGGAGATCGGCGTCTACCGCTGCGCGGCCCCGGTGCGCTTCGGCGGGACACCGGTCCGGCCGGCCGACTTCCTGCGCCTGGTGGAGCAGATCTCGACCGTCGACGGCTCGGCCGGCTGGGTGGCGAGCTTCGGCTGCCAGACGACCTATCTGGGCTCGCTGCCGCTGGAGACCCTCGAGGAGATCTACGCCGACGGCCCCGACGTCGTCTTCGCCGGCGCACTGTTCCCGGTCCAGGAAGCACGCCGTACGCCGGACGGCTTCTCGGTCACCGGCCGGTGGAAGTTCGCCAGCGGCTGCAAGGCGGCCGAGGTGATCTGCGTCGGCATCCCGGGCGACGACTCGACCGCAGGCAAGCCGCGCGGCGCCGTGGTCCGGCCGCAGGATGTCCGGATCGTCGAGGACTGGGACGTCGTCGGCATGCGGGCGACGGGCTCCTTCGACCTCGTCCTCGAGGAGGTTCTCGTCCCGGAGCGTCGTACCTTCATCCGCGGGGGCGCCCCGACGATCGACGAGCCCATCTACCGCTACCCGACGATCACGTACGCCGCCCAGGCGCTCTCCGTCGTCTCCGCCGGTGTCGCCCGGGCCGCCCTGGACTTCGCCGAGGAGCTCGGTGCGGGCCGTGCGGGCATCACGGGAGCGCCGAAGCTCGCCGACCGCGCCTACTACCGCACCGGCATCGCCGAGGCCGAGGCCACGCTGCGCTCGGCCAGGGCCTACTTCTTCGAGGCGGCCGAGGAGGCCTGGGACGGCGTACTCGACGGCGGCCCGCTGAGCGACCGCGCGAACGCGCACCTGCGTCTGTCCGCCGCCCACCTCGCCCGCACCTCGGCGCGCGTCGTGGCCGACGTCGTCAGCCTCTCCGGCACGGCCCCGATCTTCACCGGGCACCCGCTCCAGGACCTCCTGGGCGACGCGCTGGTCCCCCAGTCACACGCCTTCTTGAGTCCGGCGATGTACGACGCCGCCGGAGCGGTCCTCATGGGCGAGCCGCCGACGGTGCCTGCGTTCCGTTGAGCTCGGACGCGGGCGCGCCGCCCCACGCTGCTTGGGAACGCCAGAGCAACGCCGCCAGCGCGAAGCACGCGGCCCCGAGCAACGCCAGCACACCCACCCCGGCCCACGCGGCCGGGTACCCGGCCCGGTCGACAGCGATGCCGAAGGCGGTCGGTCCCAGCATCCCGCCCGCGAACAGGGCGGCCTGGGATCGGCCGGTCATCGCGCCGACCGAGCGCGGACGGGCCGCTGTGACGGCGAGGTTGAACACGCCCGGCCAGCCCCACCCGAGGCCGTAGCCGATCGCGACGAAGACGAGGAATGCCGGTCCGTCTACGACCGCCAGGCCGGCGTACCCGAGGACACCGCTGGCAAGCAGCAGCCCCAACCCGGCCACGGCACGCGGCGGCGTCACGTGCCCGGCCAGCCAGGAGGCGGTGACCCGGCAGCCGACGCAGGCGAGGCCGGCCACCACTATTCCCGTGCCCACGGTGCCGGGATCGAGCCCGCCGTCCAACGCCGCAGAAGCCGCGAACGCCGGGAGCACGGTCGCGGTCGCCGAACCGAGGAGACCGCCGAGACCGAGGAGCACCAGACAGGCCCGGCTCGGCTCCGTCACGGGGCCGGTTGGTCCGGACGCGGTCGCCGCGGCTACCGGCTCGGGAACGCGGACGACGAAGGCGCCGAGGGCGGCGAGGACGGCCACCAGCACGAACGCGGTCCGCCATCCCCAGGAACCCGCGACCGTGCCGAGCATCAGCCCCGACACCAGGATCGACGCCGGGATCGCGGCCTGGACGATGCCGAAGTACAGCCCGCGCCGCCGGCCTGGTGGCAGAGCGGAGAGCACCAGGTTGGCGGCCGGTTGCGAGAGGGCGACCGGGAAGCCCTGCAGGAGCAGGCCGACCGTGATCACACCGGGCCCCGGCGCCGCGGCGAGGACCGCCAGCGCGACCGAGCTGGCGACGAAGGTGACCCGCAGCGCTGCAGCAGCCCCGATCCGGTCGACCCACGGCCCGGCGACGGTGCAGACTGCCGCCGCGACGAGATAGCACAGCCCCACCGCGAACCCGACCGCGCTGGCGGACATGCCGAGGTCCCGGTCGATCCCGGCCGCGAGGGCCCCGACGAGGAACGGCGGCGCAGCGGCCGTGCTGAGGGCCACGAGGACGACGGCGAGCTGGCGGGACGGCATCGACGAGCAATCTAGGCAACGGCTCCGCCCGGCGCTCGCGATTCGGTTCGGTGAACGAACCCCTTCGGGGCACGTCGCCCGGCCTAGATCGTGCGGAGTCGCTCGACAAGCTCTGACTTCTCGTCGAATGGGTCGATGGCCACTCTCACGACACACCGGGATCTCTGCGGCGTCAGAGCGACCAAGTGCTCGTCGTACCCCAGCTCCGCCCAACGTCGAGCGAAGGCGACCCCGGCGCTCCAGGTGGCGGGCGTCGAGGGAAAGCGGGTGGTCGGGAGTTCCTCGACGAGCCGCTCCACTACGGCGGCGATCGAATCGGCATCGTCCACCCGCGTCCTCCCCTCGTCGTCAGCGCCACCAGCCTGCGCGCTTCTCTGCCGCGGGTCGAACCGCGTCGGGATGAACCGGACCGACGGCTGCTTCGGTCTCTTCGGCAACGGCTCGTAGCTGCGGATCCATGCCGACGCCGTCAGCATCGGGTCGGGTCCGAACCGCAACGCGTCGGGCCGGGTCGGCTCCTTCGCGATCACGATCGCCCACTTCCACGCCTTGCGGACGGGCTCCGGGAGGTCGAGCTCGTCCCACACGTCGACGAGGAACGGACCGTCGACCCAGCGGATCATCTGCTGCGGCAGCCCGTGCAGGATCAGCTGCTCATACACGCCCTTGCGCTGCTCCCGGTTGTGCAGGTCCCACTCGCGCATCGGACCGTCGCCGTCGGGGATGCTGAGCGTCGCGAAGCAGTCGGGCATGTCGACGTGCCAGAGGAGGTTCGGCACCCAGAACGGCCCGAGCCGCGGCACCCGGTGCTCGACCCAATCGATGTGCACGCGCAGGTCGAGATCGAACCCGATCGCTTCGAGGATCCGCGACGCGACCTTGAGCGTCGGGGACTTCAACCCGCGTTCGTACGCCGACAACGTCGCTTGCGACGTACCGGACCTCGCGGCGACCTCGACCTGCGTCAGGCCACGGGCTCGTCGTGCGATCTCGAGCAGATACGCCCGATCCATCTCTCGACGATATCCGATCGAACGTATTCGGCACGCTGCTTGGCGCGGCCGGTGCACCTAACTGTCGCCCACGATTCCCGCGGGCCTTCGCCAGCCAGGAGGAACCATGAACAACACCGCCCAAGACATCCCCTTCCACGCCCGCCACGACGACGAGCTGCTGACCCTCGACGATGTCGCCGAGATCCTGCGAACCCCGGCGAACACCGTGCGCTGGTGGCGCCAGGAGGGCACCGGCCCGGAGTTCTTCAAGATTGGACGGCGGCTCTACACGACCGTCGGCGACCTGCGCACCTTCATCCGCGCCCAGCGACTCGCATCGGCCTCCGTCCTCGGCCAGCCGAAGGCGGTCTGAGTCGTGCAGTGGCCGCCAGATGCCTCGGACAGCGACGACCCGCGGCACGTCTTCCTCGATGCACGCGACGTGATGACGCGCTACGGCTGGGGCAAGACCAAGGGGTACCAGAACCTCAAGGATCGTGAATTGGTGCCACCGCCGGTCATGACGCATCCCAACCGTTGGCGACTCGATCAGCTGCTGGCCTGGGAGGAGAAGCGCATGGCCCTCGCCGAGGCTGCACAGGGTGCGTTGCTCGCGCCCGATCGAGAGGAACTGACCCTCACCGAGCTGCTCCCCCAGCCGAAGAGCCGACGCCAATCGGCGTGACTGGGACCCTTCGCCGGATCTTGCCGGCGCGGCGCTGTCGGTGGTCGCCTCAACAATCTGGCTGGTGAGAGACCACCACGAAGCAGTGTCAGCTGACGCAGCCTTGGACGACTCGACGATCGGCGTCGCACTCTCGGGTGGTGGCGTGCGCGCCGCGTTGTTCTGCGCCGGCGCCCTGCGAGCGATCGTTCGTCACGCCGAGTTCAAGGACAAGCAATTGGCCGTATCAGGAGTCTCCGGCAGCGCGCTGCTCGCTTTCGAGACAGCTTGGTCGTCGGCCTCGACCGATGAAGAGGCGCTCGAGGAGGCCATCGAGCGGATCGTCAAGTACGGCTACTGGCTCGGTCGCCGTTGGTGGGCCATCGCGGTAGTCGTCTTGCTATCTGTCTCGATCGCCTTTCCGATTCTCCAGGGTTCCGGCTCCTCGACAGCGGGGCTCCTGATCGCCATCGGGATCGCCGCCGTGATTGCAGGGCTGCTGGCGATCGGACTGTTCCGCACGCAAGGGATCTTCTACCGTGCGCGCCCCGTCGCCTGGCATCCCCTGCCGATCTACTCCGCGCGACCGAGCCAGTTCGGTCGCGCACCCGCACGTCGCCTCACACTGGACCACGTCGTGCTCAACGCGACATCCCTCAATGACGGCTCCTACGTGTCCTTCGACCGCCGAACTTTCCCCACTGACATCCCCGTCAGTCGGCTCGCTGAAGCGTCGGCGGCGTTTCCTGGGGTCTTCCTCCCGCGACGCCTGCCCGGACGCGTCGAAACGCTCGCGGACGGCGGCGTCCACGACAACACCGGGCTCACCTACTTCCGACGAGCCGAGCGACGGCCCGAGCTCGTCCTCGCGATCGACGCCGGGGTATCGAGTCAGCCGCCCACCGGTACGCCGTACTCACTCGTGCTCGCAATCCTCCGGCGCGCACCATCAGCCATATGGATCCTGATGGGATCGGTCATCGGCAGCGCCGTCGTCAGCGCCCTTCTGAAGGCACCGTGGCTGTCCGCTCTGATCGCGACTTTCGCGCTGGTCGCGTTCGTTGCGACGATCATCATCGTGATCCCGATCGCCATCGTTCGCGGGTTCTGGACAGATCTGCGGTGGCTCGGAAGGGGGTGGCCCATCACGGTGCGCGTCGCGTCAGACCTGCACCGGGAGGTGTTCACGCTGGAGCACGCCGCCCGTGGTGGCGCGGTCTTGAGTGTGAAGCTCGAGAGTGGGCCGGAACCAGTTCGCGCCAAGACTCAGCTCTGGCGGTTGAAGGAGTCCGTAGCTCGCCAATTGGTTGGTGAAGGACAACGCCGGACGGAGGAGCTGCTCCGGGGGTGGGCGACACTGCCTGCCGAGGAACGGCCCTCGACGTACGGCATCGATGGCGTCCGCGGCCACGCGATCAGGTAGCTGTCCGGCGGATCGCTACTTCCTGGCCGGACCGCGAGAGGACCATCAGGTCGAGGTCCCAGAGTCGGCGCATCGTGCACTTCTCCTCGTCGCCGAGGCCATGGCTGGAGAAGCGCGGCTACCTACTGTCCTCGCAACTGGCGGGCTCTCCGCGCCTCGACGACGCCCGACAACCTCGCAATCGATCGCGAGGCGCCCATACACCAAGGGATGTCACATCCGTACCGATATTGGTACGCTTGTGACATCGGAGGTGCAGGATGTCCTATCGGCAGACGCTGCGCGAGCTCGCGTTCGACAGCCACGGCGTCGTCACGGTCGCTGACGCGGCCGAGCTCGGCGTGCCTGCGGTCGAGCTGCGCAAGCTCGCCTCCCGTGGCGCGCTCCAGCGGATCAGCCAGGGCGTCTACCGGATGCTGGAGGCCCCGACAAGCGAGCTGAGCGAGTTCGCCGAAGCGGTGGCCGCGACTGGGTGCGCCGACGCTCTTCTGGTCGACGAGGCTGTGCTCGCCGCCCACGGACTGGCGCAGGTCAACCTCCGCACGATCAAGGTCGCTGTCCCCCGCCGGACTCGGACGCAGGTGCCGGCGACCGTCGAGGTCATCCAGCGCGTCGTCCCCGACGAGGAGCGCGACTTCATCGACGGCATCCCCGCCATGACCATCGCCGCAGCGATCCGCGCAACGAAGGGCCGCATCCTCCGCGAGCGACTCATCGACGCCACGCGCCAGGCTGAGGCCAGGGACCTCATCAGCGAGGCGGCCCGCGACGAACTCATCAAGGAACTGGACGACGAGTGACCACCGAGCCCGCACGCGATCCGGGAAGCGTCAACGAGCTGCGCCGCCGCGTCACCAACCTCTCCGCCGCTCGCAACACCACCGTCAGGCGGCTGCAAGCTCTCGTCGCCAACGTGATCGTCGGCCAGATGCTCCCGGAAACGGCGATCAAAGGCGGGACAGGGCTCAAGCTCCGCTTCGGCGACACGCTCACCCGCGAGACTCCAGACCTCGACACTGCGTTCCGCGGTGACCTCACCGAGTTTCGTCAATCCTTCGAGCGCAACGGCGCCGAAGGCTGGGGTCCGTTCACGGCGCGCATCGTTGAGGGCCGCAAGCGCGGTCCTGAGCACGTCCCCGCGGCGTACGTCATGCAGCCCTTCAGCGTGAAGCTCAACTACCGCAACAAACCCTTCGGCACGGTCACCGTCGAGGTCGGGTACGACGAGCTCGAAGTCACCACCGACGACGCTCCTGAGATTGTCTCGTCGACCGAGGCAGGAGAGATCTTCGCGGCCCTCGGACTGCCCGAGCCCGGTCCACTGCGCGTACTGCCGTTGCACCACCAGGTCGCTCAGAAGATCCACGCGTGTTCCGAACCGGGCAGCGACCGTGCCCACGACCTCGTCGACCTGCAGATCATGGCTCCCGGCCTCGACGATCGGCTCGTCGCCGGGACCTGCCGCCGCCTGTTCGCCTTCCGGCAGCTCCACGCCTGGCCGCCGGTCATCACTCCGGCCGGAGACTGGGCGCCGGCCTACCAGGACGCCGCGCTCGGCCTCGACGTCCTGACTCATGTGGAGAGGCCGTCGCGTGGGCGAACACCTACATCGCCCGTCTCGCCGTGGAGCCGATCGCACCGTGACGTGTTAAGAATCGACCGAATTCTTAACACGTCCCAGAGACGTGTTAAGTCGACGCACAGGTCGTCAGCAGGGCGCCGAGTGATACACGAAAGTGATGCACGAAGCCCCGGAAACGGTGTCCAACAGCCTCCTTCGCCGATGCATCGCGAACTTCGAAATGCCCCCTGACCTGCAGTTTCGCGAAAATCCGTCGACGATCGTTCAACCTTGAACCTCGTGGCACCAGTGGCAGGCGGCGTAGCCGACGCTCAGCAGGATGGGGACGTTGCGGCGCCGCGCCTCGGCGAACGCCTCGGGTCCCCACTCCCACCAGTCGACAGGGTTCTCGGCGTGCTGGAAGAGGTAGGGGCTGGTCGCGCTGACGAGACGGTTCGGCACGTTCCCACGCTAGTCGGGTGCAGGTCACCCGCGCGGGGGCGACGCACGCTCCTCCGGCAGCGTCCGGCGCAGGCTCGGGCCCGGCGACACACCGTGCCCCCACACATTCGAGCCCAGCGACGCGGATCGTCGGGCGAGATGCGCCGTCCGTTGCGCGGCACCGCTCCCGGCCCGATGCCCTGACAGGAGACCCCATGCCCCGCAACCCGGGCCCGTAGAAGCCCGCCCGGCCCTTCACCCGCCAGTCCACGGTGCTCGAGCTCTCCTCGACCCTGCCGGGCCGCGCGTTCAAGGCGCTGATCGCGCGCCAGCTCCCCCGGTCGCCACCGAGAAAGAAGCGTCAGGAGCTGGAGGACATGACCGTCGGCCTCCCCCTGGAGACCCTGGTGGCGCTGTCGGAGGGCAAGCTGACGTGGGGCATCGCCGACTCCATCGTCGACCTGGCCAACGGCAAGCCGCACCGCCTGATCCGCCGCAGCGTCGGCGCAGGCGCGGGCGCCCTGAAGAAGGTCACGAGCGCGCGGTCCGCCGCTGAGGGGCGCAGGCCTCCCGGCGATTCGTAGGAGGTCACGCCGCAGCTCGCGGCACGCCTGGTCGCGTTGAGCGGATGCACGCGTTCAACGACCTCGTCGAATAGCGGGTGGGCCGCCCACCCGGCGTGGAAGCATGCGGGCGTGAGCGAGTTCGACGCAGAGGCGGCGATCGTCTGGGGAGGTTGGGACGCCCGGTACGCCCGTGTCCTCGACGTCCAGGTCGAAGGAGACGTCGCCGCGGCGCTCATCGACTCCAACGGGGACGGCGCTGACGTGAACGTGGACCTCTACTTTCGCGACAGCGACGGTCGTTGGATCCCGGGCGCCAGCGGCAACGGATCGATCAGCATGCCTGGTGTTCTGGCAACGTGGACCGACGACGACCGGCTGCTGCTGACGCGCACGGACGAAGCGGCGGAGTAGGAATGCGCGCAGTCGGCTCCGCGGCTCTGGCGCCTCCCCGCCTGAGACGTCGACGGGACGGCGCTTGTACCGGCTGCCGATTCCCGCGTCCGTACGTCGGCGAATCCGGACGTCCGATACGCGGCGGAATGGTGCAGGTGCATGATCGTCCACCGCGTCTCTGAAGGCCGCCGTTGCCCGACGGCGGGACCTGAATGTCCCCGTCGCGCCCTCACCGCCAGGTCGTCGAGCGACGGGCCGCGTCGTAGATCGCGGCGATCTCGCGCTCCACGAGGCGCTGCGGGAGGTTCCCGACGTACTGGCTGATCCGGCGACGGGGAACGACGACGACGGCACCGTCCTCGGGCTGCCGCTTGACCTTGAAGCCCTTCTGCGCGCCCATCACCGCGATCACGCCGAGCGCGGTCACGGGGAAGCCGACGTGCTCGGTCAGCAGGCGCCCTGCCCGCACGGCCTCGTGGCGGCTGTTGCGGATGTACGGCACCCGCTGGCCGTTGACCATGAAGGTGTCGTCGCCGCCGACCCAGATGCTGCGCGGTCCCACCGGGCGTCTCGGCGTACAGGCGCTCGTGGCCGTAGCGAACCCACCTGCGCACGATCCAGTCCGTCACGGGCGACCACCTCCCCTGCCGTCGAGGGTGGCACCCGCGACGGTGGGGCGCTGAAGAATCCCCGAAACGCGGGCCACAGGGACCCGCGGAGACAGGCGGGTGCCTCACGCCCTCCTTCGCCGGCCGAGGACGACGAGGAGCAGTCCGAGCAGGGTGAGGAGCACTCCTCCGATGAGCCCGCGGGTCACGTCGGGGGCGCCGGTGTCGGGCAGTCCCGCCGCGGGGTGGTGCCCGCCGTGGGGCGTCCCGCCCGGAGTCGGGTGCGGGAGCGGGGTGGTCGGGACCGGCGTCGACGGCACGGGCGTGATCGGGATGCCCGGGGTGGTGGCGCCCTTGGCACCGAAGTAGTGGGACGGGTCGGTGTCGGTCACCGTGATCTCGAGTTCGGTGAACTGGCCGACGATGGTGCCGACGTTGGCGTACGCACCCTCGACCGCGCTCCCCCGCGCCGTGCAGCTGAACGACGCGCCGGGCGCCAGCGGTCCCGGAACCACGTTGGAGGAGGTCCCGTTGCAGGCGATCGCCGACGCCGGTTCCCGGTCGTCGGTGACGACGAGGTCCGTCAGAGGCACGTTGCCGGTGTTGGTGACGACGTAGGTCCACTCCACGACGGCTCCCGCGGTGACGGACACGCCGGGCGCCTCGTCGGCGTCGACGCCGTTGGTGGCCTTCTCGATGTCGACGGCCGGGACGGCACCGAGGTAGTGCGACGGGTCCTCGTCGGTGACCTCCTCCTGCGCGGGGTCCAGCGCCGTCACGGTTCCGACGTTGGCGTACTGCCCCTCGATCGCGGTGCCCGTGGCCACGCAGGTGAAGGACTCGCCGGGGGCCAGCGGCCCGGCCACGACGTTGCCGCCGGTGTCGTCGCAGTCGATCTCGGAGGCAGCCACCTGGTCGTCGGTGACCGTCACGTCGGTCAGCTCGACCCCGCCGGTGTTGGTCACCACGTAGGTCCACGTCACCGGGGAACCGGGTGCGACGAACGGCCCGGTCGGGCTGTCCGCGTCCTGGCCGTTGGTGGCCTTCTCGATGTCGATCCTCGGTGCCGGCATCACGGCCAGGTCGACGGTGAACGTCGTGAACGAGTCCGGGACCAGCTCGCCGGACAGCCCCGCCACGTCGTCGCCCAGCGGGCCGTTGCCGCCGACCAGGCGTCCGCCGGCGTGCACGTAGTCCAGGGTGACCGGCGTGCTGGTCAGCCCGGTCGTCGCCGGGTCGGCTGCCGCGGTGTTGTTGTCGTCGGCCGTCTCGTTCGGCTCGAGGGTGTCGCCCGACCCGACGGTGCGGACCACGTGCCCGGCCAGCGGACCCGACGGCGCGAACATCGACGCGGGGACGTGCACGGTGTACTCGCCGGCCGGGAGCGCGGCGACCGACCAGCGGCCCTCGGCGTCCGTGGTCCGGGTCGCGACGACGTCGCCGTCGGCGTCGCGCACCTGCACGGTCACGCCGGGC
This genomic interval from Nocardioides kongjuensis contains the following:
- a CDS encoding flavin-dependent monooxygenase translates to MTQTEDAVRPSGAERRQTTVEDVLDELRRRRNEFHEQRFVAPDFVDRLKEIGVYRCAAPVRFGGTPVRPADFLRLVEQISTVDGSAGWVASFGCQTTYLGSLPLETLEEIYADGPDVVFAGALFPVQEARRTPDGFSVTGRWKFASGCKAAEVICVGIPGDDSTAGKPRGAVVRPQDVRIVEDWDVVGMRATGSFDLVLEEVLVPERRTFIRGGAPTIDEPIYRYPTITYAAQALSVVSAGVARAALDFAEELGAGRAGITGAPKLADRAYYRTGIAEAEATLRSARAYFFEAAEEAWDGVLDGGPLSDRANAHLRLSAAHLARTSARVVADVVSLSGTAPIFTGHPLQDLLGDALVPQSHAFLSPAMYDAAGAVLMGEPPTVPAFR
- a CDS encoding MFS transporter, which codes for MPSRQLAVVLVALSTAAAPPFLVGALAAGIDRDLGMSASAVGFAVGLCYLVAAAVCTVAGPWVDRIGAAAALRVTFVASSVALAVLAAAPGPGVITVGLLLQGFPVALSQPAANLVLSALPPGRRRGLYFGIVQAAIPASILVSGLMLGTVAGSWGWRTAFVLVAVLAALGAFVVRVPEPVAAATASGPTGPVTEPSRACLVLLGLGGLLGSATATVLPAFAASAALDGGLDPGTVGTGIVVAGLACVGCRVTASWLAGHVTPPRAVAGLGLLLASGVLGYAGLAVVDGPAFLVFVAIGYGLGWGWPGVFNLAVTAARPRSVGAMTGRSQAALFAGGMLGPTAFGIAVDRAGYPAAWAGVGVLALLGAACFALAALLWRSQAAWGGAPASELNGTQAPSAARP
- a CDS encoding helix-turn-helix domain-containing protein, whose product is MDRAYLLEIARRARGLTQVEVAARSGTSQATLSAYERGLKSPTLKVASRILEAIGFDLDLRVHIDWVEHRVPRLGPFWVPNLLWHVDMPDCFATLSIPDGDGPMREWDLHNREQRKGVYEQLILHGLPQQMIRWVDGPFLVDVWDELDLPEPVRKAWKWAIVIAKEPTRPDALRFGPDPMLTASAWIRSYEPLPKRPKQPSVRFIPTRFDPRQRSAQAGGADDEGRTRVDDADSIAAVVERLVEELPTTRFPSTPATWSAGVAFARRWAELGYDEHLVALTPQRSRCVVRVAIDPFDEKSELVERLRTI
- a CDS encoding helix-turn-helix domain-containing protein, which codes for MNNTAQDIPFHARHDDELLTLDDVAEILRTPANTVRWWRQEGTGPEFFKIGRRLYTTVGDLRTFIRAQRLASASVLGQPKAV
- a CDS encoding patatin-like phospholipase family protein, with the protein product MRDHHEAVSADAALDDSTIGVALSGGGVRAALFCAGALRAIVRHAEFKDKQLAVSGVSGSALLAFETAWSSASTDEEALEEAIERIVKYGYWLGRRWWAIAVVVLLSVSIAFPILQGSGSSTAGLLIAIGIAAVIAGLLAIGLFRTQGIFYRARPVAWHPLPIYSARPSQFGRAPARRLTLDHVVLNATSLNDGSYVSFDRRTFPTDIPVSRLAEASAAFPGVFLPRRLPGRVETLADGGVHDNTGLTYFRRAERRPELVLAIDAGVSSQPPTGTPYSLVLAILRRAPSAIWILMGSVIGSAVVSALLKAPWLSALIATFALVAFVATIIIVIPIAIVRGFWTDLRWLGRGWPITVRVASDLHREVFTLEHAARGGAVLSVKLESGPEPVRAKTQLWRLKESVARQLVGEGQRRTEELLRGWATLPAEERPSTYGIDGVRGHAIR
- a CDS encoding type IV toxin-antitoxin system AbiEi family antitoxin domain-containing protein, which encodes MSYRQTLRELAFDSHGVVTVADAAELGVPAVELRKLASRGALQRISQGVYRMLEAPTSELSEFAEAVAATGCADALLVDEAVLAAHGLAQVNLRTIKVAVPRRTRTQVPATVEVIQRVVPDEERDFIDGIPAMTIAAAIRATKGRILRERLIDATRQAEARDLISEAARDELIKELDDE
- a CDS encoding nucleotidyl transferase AbiEii/AbiGii toxin family protein, whose translation is MTTEPARDPGSVNELRRRVTNLSAARNTTVRRLQALVANVIVGQMLPETAIKGGTGLKLRFGDTLTRETPDLDTAFRGDLTEFRQSFERNGAEGWGPFTARIVEGRKRGPEHVPAAYVMQPFSVKLNYRNKPFGTVTVEVGYDELEVTTDDAPEIVSSTEAGEIFAALGLPEPGPLRVLPLHHQVAQKIHACSEPGSDRAHDLVDLQIMAPGLDDRLVAGTCRRLFAFRQLHAWPPVITPAGDWAPAYQDAALGLDVLTHVERPSRGRTPTSPVSPWSRSHRDVLRIDRILNTSQRRVKSTHRSSAGRRVIHESDARSPGNGVQQPPSPMHRELRNAP